A genome region from Panicum virgatum strain AP13 chromosome 4K, P.virgatum_v5, whole genome shotgun sequence includes the following:
- the LOC120703154 gene encoding protein PHOSPHATE-INDUCED 1-like, producing the protein MASRGFISSRALQMAAAALIVLSLARPSLCQQRRELELAEIPAGDQLTYHGGAVLSGDIPVSIVWYGMFSPEKKAIVVDFIESLTSKPASATPSVAQWWATIRKVYLSNAAAAGGDTRVLLASQAADEQYSLGKSLTLDQVFQLAAGAAPRKGALVLVLMDADVVVEGFGSVRCGLHGADAGAGYVYAWAGDAERQCPGQCAWPFARPSYGPKDKPLAAPNGAVGVDGMMVTLASMVAGAVTNPFRDAYYQGEKDAALEACTACAGVYGSGSYPGYAGDVLVDKATGGSYNAVGAGGHKYLLPAVYDAAKPGCSTLV; encoded by the coding sequence ATGGCCTCTCGCGGGTTCATCTCTTCGAGGGCGCTgcagatggcggcggcagcgctgaTCGTCCTGAGCCTGGCGCGGCCGTCGCTGTGCCAGCAGCGCCGGGAGCTCGAGCTGGCGGAGATCCCGGCCGGCGACCAGCTCACGTaccacggcggcgccgtgctGAGCGGCGACATCCCCGTCTCCATCGTCTGGTACGGGATGTTCTCGCCCGAGAAGAAGGCCATCGTCGTCGACTTCATCGAGTCGCTCACGTCCAAGCCCGCCTCCGCGACGCCCTCGGTCGCGCAGTGGTGGGCCACCATCCGCAAGGTCTACCTGTccaacgccgccgcggccggcggcgacacgCGCGTGCTTCTCGCCAGCCAGGCCGCCGACGAGCAGTACTCCCTCGGCAAGTCCCTGACGCTGGACCAGGTGTTCCAGCTCGCGGCGGGTGCGGCGCCCCGGAAGGGCGCGCTGGTGCTGGTGCTCATGGACGCGGACGTCGTCGTCGAGGGCTTCGGCAGCGTGCGGTGCGGCCTCCACGGCGCCGACGCGGGCGCCGGCTACGTCTACGCGTGGGCGGGCGACGCCGAGCGGCAGTGCCCCGGGCAGTGCGCGTGGCCGTTCGCGAGGCCGTCCTACGGGCCGAAGGACAAGCCGCTGGCCGCGCCCAACGGCGCCGTCGGCGTCGACGGCATGATGGTGACGCTCGCCAGCATGGTGGCGGGCGCGGTGACCAACCCGTTCCGCGACGCCTACTACCAGGGCGAGAAGGACGCCGCGCTGGAGGCCTGCACGGCGTGCGCCGGGGTGTACGGCAGCGGCTCGTACCCCGGGTACGCCGGCGACGTGCTCGTCGACAAGGCCACCGGAGGCAGCTACAACGCCGTCGGCGCCGGAGGCCACAAGTACCTGCTCCCCGCCGTCTACGACGCCGCCAAGCCTGGGTGCTCTACTTTGGTGTAG
- the LOC120703156 gene encoding protein PHOSPHATE-INDUCED 1 homolog, with translation MASAAASSGFRRRGRALLSLLALALLLMSSARRGAASPSRRLMELYRPPAGDMLRYHDGAVLSGDVPVSVLWYGRFTPAQKAVVTDFLLSLSPAPRGPAPPAPSVAQWWGTINRLYLSKAAAVGKNGAAGRARVVLAGQVSDEACSLGKSLTLSQLPALAAAARPAAKAGGIALVLTAQDVAVEGFCASRCGHHGSYGGGGGGARAAYAWVGNPGAQCPGQCAWPFHQPAYGPQAPPLVPPSGDAGMDGAVISVAGMVAGAVTNPFGDGFYQGDRGAPLEAATACAGVYGSGAYPGYAGQLLVDAATGASSNAHGARGRKYLLPSLYDPGTGECATLV, from the coding sequence ATGGCCTCGGCGGCAGCTTCCAGTGGCTTCCGACGCAGGGGCCGCGCTCTGCTCTCGCTCCTGGCGCTGGCGCTCCTGCTGATgagctcggcgcggcgcggcgcggccagccCCAGCAGGAGGCTCATGGAGCTCTACaggccgcccgccggcgacaTGCTGAGGTACCACGACGGCGCCGTTCTGAGCGGCGACGTCCCCGTCTCCGTCCTCTGGTACGGCCGCTTCACGCCCGCGCAGAAGGCCGTCGTCACCGacttcctcctctccctctcccccgcgCCGCGGGGCCCGGCGCCCCCCGCCCCGTCCGTCGCCCAGTGGTGGGGCACCATCAACCGGCTCTACCTCTCCAAGGCGGCGGCCGTAGGCAAGAACGGCGCCGCCGGGAGAGCGCGGGTGGTCCTGGCCGGGCAGGTCTCCGACGAGGCGTGCTCGCTGGGGAAGAGCCTGACGCTGTCCCAGCTCCCGGcgctcgcggccgcggcgcgccccgccgccaAGGCCGGCGGCATCGCGCTGGTGCTCACGGCGCAGGACGTGGCTGTGGAGGGCTTCTGCGCGAGCCGGTGCGGGCACCACGGgtcgtacggcggcggcggcggcggcgcccgcgcggcGTACGCGTGGGTGGGGAATCCGGGCGCGCAGTGCCCCGGGCAGTGCGCGTGGCCGTTCCACCAGCCGGCGTACGGGCcccaggcgccgccgctggtgccgcCGAGCGGGGACGCCGGCATGGACGGCGCGGTGATCAGCGTGGCCGGCATGGTGGCCGGCGCGGTGACCAACCCGTTCGGGGACGGGTTCTACCAGGGCGACCGCGGCGCGCCGCTGGAGGCCGCCACGGCGTGCGCGGGCGtctacggcagcggcgcctacCCCGGGTACGCGGGGCAGCTGCTGGTGGACGCGGCGACGGGGGCCAGCTCCAATGCGCACGGCGCGCGCGGGAGGAAGTACCTGCTCCCGTCGCTGTACGACCCCGGCACGGGTGAGTGCGCCACCTTGGTCTGA
- the LOC120701899 gene encoding uncharacterized protein LOC120701899 — translation MVRRLNDVMERRSRKTLRRGELVVFGRGVRLDSNGLGFAESPCSAAPRGGSSTFNSSSWLVRLSVVVDAVASQLPACTPPPAPISPSALTLEGLKHSVQRRLPGPISLGRPTRKDAAPCWTVAAPTLLDAIAPLQEQTRYDAGDITAVSSAQDPTVRLLDGQGRLGSSVSHRLLYQGYCMLKHELMKWGVHIAIQDKIGSEQIWDLKRFGANLKD, via the exons ATGGTCCGGCGGCTGAACGACGTCATGGAGAGGCGGAGCAGGAAGACGTTGCGACGTGGTGAGCTCGTGGTGTTCGGCAGGGGCGTGCGGCTTGACAGCAACGGCCTTGGGTTTGCGGAGTCACCGTGCAGCGCAGCTCCCCGTGGTGGTTCCTCCACGTTCAACTCCTCCTCGTGGCTGGTCCGGCTCAGCGTGGTCGTCGATGCAGTGGCGTCACAGCTTCCGGCCTG cacccccccccccgctccgaTTTCCCCCAGCGCCCTAACCCTAGAAGGCCTAAAGCACTCCGTCCAGCGGCGCCTCCCCGGTCCGATttccctaggccggccgaccag GAAGGACGCCGCTCCCTGCTGGACGGTCGCTGCCCCCACCCTGCTAGACGCCATCGCCCCCCTTCAGGAACAGACAAGGTACGATGCCGGAGACATCACTGCCGTGAGCTCTGCACAGGATCCCACTGTCCGGCTGCTGGATGGCCAAG GCCGTCTTGGGAGCAGTGTATCTCATAGATTGTTGTACCAAGGATATTGCATGCTCAAACATGAG TTGATGAAATGGGGTGTGCACATAGCCATTCAGGACAAGATAGGATCAGAGCAGATATGGGACCTCAAGAGATTTGGAGCAAACTTAAAAGATTAA